A window of Panicum virgatum strain AP13 chromosome 8K, P.virgatum_v5, whole genome shotgun sequence contains these coding sequences:
- the LOC120645924 gene encoding receptor-like protein Cf-9 homolog: protein MINCAKLKVIDLGNNLIMDMFPEWLGVLPLLKVLVLRANQFHGTIDHYGLHPFFTELQILDLSSNSFNGSIPIGFLKQLKAMMVVSSQVSSTYVEVVASVAASPDYQPNYRESVTVTLKGQETTLVQILSVFMSLDLSNNKFEGVIPDEIGDLKSLKGLNLSKNSFIGGIPPRVVNMVQLESLDLSFNQLSGEIPPAMALMSFLEVLDLSYNHLSGMIPQSSQFLTFPVTSFVGNDGLCGKPLPLLCDVSQAPSTAATHVSSSSSKEFNWEILSVEAGFLSGLAIVVLTTLLWGNGRMWVYQQVDKLLLDALHPWIRGHHH, encoded by the coding sequence ATGATCAATTGTGCCAAGCTAAAAGTCATAGACCTAGGAAACAACTTGATCATGGACATGTTCCCAGAGTGGCTTGGTGTTCTTCCTTTGTTGAAAGTGCTTGTCCTACGGGCAAACCAGTTCCATGGTACCATTGATCACTATGGGTTGCACCCCTTCTTTACAGAGCTGCAGATTCTGGACCTTTCTTCAAACTCTTTTAATGGAAGCATACCTATAGGATTCCTCAAGCAGTTGAAAGCTATGATGGTGGTTTCTTCACAAGTTTCCAGCACGTATGTTGAAGTTGTGGCATCAGTAGCAGCATCTCCAGATTACCAACCAAACTACAGGGAGTCAGTCACGGTCACACTCAAGGGGCAAGAAACAACTCTGGTACAAATACTTTCAGTCTTCATGTCCCTTGATCTCTCCAACAACAAATTTGAAGGTGTCATCCCTGACGAGATCGGTGACTTAAAGTCTCTCAAGGGGCTCAACCTATCCAAGAACTCCTTCATCGGCGGGATCCCTCCCCGGGTCGTGAACATGGTGCAGCTGGAGTCACTTGATCTCTCCTTCAACCAGCTTTCCGGAGAGATCCCTCCTGCCATGGCACTCATGTCATTTCTTGAGGTGCTTGACCTCTCCTACAACCACCTGTCAGGGATGATACCACAGTCCAGCCAGTTCTTAACGTTCCCGGTCACATCATTTGTAGGGAACGATGGGTTGTGTGGGAAGCCGCTTCCACTACTGTGTGACGTGAGCCAGGCACCCTCAACTGCTGCTACACACGTCTCTTCTTCATCTTCTAAAGAGTTCAACTGGGAAATTTTGTCAGTTGAGGCAGGGTTCCTTTCAGGCTTGGCCATCGTGGTTCTAACCACATTGCTATGGGGCAACGGGAGGATGTGGGTGTACCAGCAAGTGGACAAGCTTCTGTTGGA